A portion of the Punica granatum isolate Tunisia-2019 chromosome 7, ASM765513v2, whole genome shotgun sequence genome contains these proteins:
- the LOC116213719 gene encoding PLASMODESMATA CALLOSE-BINDING PROTEIN 2-like: protein MAFLAVAVLILAISGHSSAASWCVCKFGLSDTVLQKALDWACGNGADCNPIRQNGVCYQPDSVRTHCSYAVNSYFQKKGQTTGACDFGGAAAVSTTDPSANGCSYPSSATSSTGTGTPTTPATGTTTPPGTTTMAPPGTTTTAPPGTTTPITTTPTTSGTPSTTTTTTGTTPYGATPTGILGAGGTGVSPTGMNTDMSHGGLRLLGDNCFLAVSFLVFSSVVALMQQHLLY, encoded by the exons ATGGCTTTCTTGGCGGTTGCGGTGCTCATCTTGGCCATCTCCGGCCACTCCA GTGCGGCATCATGGTGTGTGTGCAAGTTCGGGCTGAGCGACACGGTCCTGCAGAAGGCGCTGGACTGGGCGTGCGGGAACGGCGCCGACTGCAACCCGATCAGGCAGAACGGTGTTTGCTACCAGCCCGACTCCGTGAGGACCCACTGCTCCTACGCCGTCAACAGCTACTTCCAGAAAAAGGGCCAAACCACCGGCGCCTGCGACTTCGGCGGAGCTGCTGCGGTATCTACGACCGATCCCA GTGCTAATGGCTGTTCCTACCCTTCTTCTGCTACTTCCAG CACCGGCACCGGTACCCCGACGACTCCTGCCACCGGTACCACAACTCCCCCGGGCACCACTACCATGGCTCCCCCGGGCACCACCACCACGGCTCCCCCGGGCACCACCACACCGATCACGACGACTCCAACCACCTCGGGCActccctccaccaccaccactaCCACAGGCACTACTCCCTACGGCGCAACCCCCACAGGAATCCTAGGAGCTGGTGGTACTGGGGTCAGCCCCACCGGCATGAACACCGACATGAGCCATGGGGGACTCCGCCTGCTCGGGGACAACTGCTTCCTCGCCGTCTCCTTCCTTGTTTTCTCGTCGGTCGTAGCCCTAATGCAGCAGCACCTGTTGTACTGA